Proteins encoded in a region of the Mercenaria mercenaria strain notata unplaced genomic scaffold, MADL_Memer_1 contig_2173, whole genome shotgun sequence genome:
- the LOC128552221 gene encoding uncharacterized protein LOC128552221: MATGENCDENRTRSYVMEDRMMEHLEDLISTKFACFEEKLVKTQKNIADSQITTLQQDILCNDNYTFKRKSCEDQFKFNVKVTKTLKDADAKIKGLEMNEASKSIAEGLQLLHSRQKLIRIADSSDLGWSVVKEYQANPLASDSEDEKKIVRAESRANKKLKAKRSSTTSRRFGGRFVPYTSTSQTQQMKTGTSIPTINNGSVGRTNRPGLCFGCGKPGHWKFECRSDENKMYDKISRNFNSFDSVKSKYCSDTKDMQCSPIRASEIKIGMSDKNSSVESIYSVGNYTSVEGVSPVGRLKDCMSEWEKIDVDIYIKNVIHNGYKLPLKTLPGVELRSNIVRKLQESGCSDFSKVDSLCDHLLKCKSENTTKTYNSGFKRWKVYCSNKGYTALPASPILVAVYLTELLDSSSSYHTVSKAFYGIKWAHELNGLDDPTRNSFVKNLLESAKRTSRKPTTKKDPATSEIIIELCERFASSEDLCTVRNLCMITTAYAGFLRFDELSNIRCKDISFDENYFKIHISKSKTDQYRFGNEILISKGVTVACPFTMLKRYMCLASIDTSTEGFLFKPVFKSKCVSKLIYKDKKISYTRARECIVKLFKEVAPDLNIGLHSLRSGGVSTAANNNVNDRCLKRHGRWKTDFAKDMYVSDSVENRLKISQCLSI, encoded by the exons atggctACGGGAGAAAATTGTGACGAGAATAGAACACGGAGTTACGTTATGGAAGATAGAATGATGGAACATTTAGAGGAtttaatttctacaaaatttgcttgttttgaggaaaaacttgtgaaaacGCAGAAAAACATTGCCGACAGTCAGATTACAACATTACAACAAGACATTTTATGTAATGACAATTACACGTTTAAGAGGAAGAGCTGCGAGGACCAATTCAAATTCAATGTTAAAGTGACGAAAACGCTGAAGGACGCAGACGCCAAAATTAAAGGCTTAGAAATGAACGAGGCGTCAAAAAGCATCGCAGAAGGTTTGCAACTTCTTCATAGTCGACAAAAATTGATAAGAATTGCCGATTCATCAGATCTTGGTTGGTCAGTTGTTAAAGAATACCAAGCCAATCCGTTAGCTTCAGACTCGGAAGATGAGAAGAAAATAGTGAGAGCAGAAAGTCGAGCGAATAAAAAACTGAAGGCTAAACGATCTTCTACGACTTCCAGGCGTTTCGGAGGAAGATTCGTACCTTACACTAGTACTTCCCAGACTCAACAAATGAAGACCGGAACAAGCATTCCAACGATAAACAACGGTAGCGTTGGCAGAACAAACAGGCCTGGGCTATGTTTTGGTTGTGGTAAACCTGGTCATTGGAAGTTTGAGTGCAGGAGTGACGAAAACAAGATGTATGATAAGATAAGTagaaattttaattcatttgattCTGTAAAGAGCAAATATTGTTCAGATACAAAAGATATGCAGTGTAGCCCTATACGGGCCTCAGAAATAAAAATAGGCATGTCCGATAAAAATAGCAGTGTAGAGTCTATTTATAGCGTGGGTAATTACACGTCAGTAGAGGGAGTATCGCCAGTAGGGCGTTTGAAGGATTGTATGTCAGAATGGGAAAAAATTGATGttgatatttacataaaaaatgtcaTCCATAACGGATATAAGCTTCCGTTAAAAACTTTGCCAG gtGTCGAATTAAGATCCAACATCGTAAGAAAACTACAGGAATCTGGTTGTAGCGATTTTTCTAAAGTTGACAGTTTATGTGATCacttgttaaaatgtaaaagtgAAAACACTACAAAGACATATAACTCTGGATTCAAGAGATGGAAGGTATATTGTAGTAACAAAGGATATACAGCTTTGCCAGCAAGTCCAATTTTAGTAGCTGTATATTTAACTGAACTTTTAGATTCTTCATCATCATATCATACGGTTTCTAAGGCTTTTTACGGTATAAAATGGGCTCATGAGCTTAATGGGTTAGACGATCCAACCAGAAATTCATTCGTTAAAAACTTATTGGAATCAGCAAAGCGCACTTCAAGAAAACCAACTACTAAGAAAGACCCAGCAACGTCAGAAATAATCATAGAACTGTGTGAAAGGTTCGCATCATCAGAAGATTTATGTACTGTCAGAAATTTGTGCATGATAACTACTGCATATGCAGGTTTTTTGAGATTTGACGAGTTAAGTAACATAAGATGCAAAGATATTTCttttgatgaaaattattttaagatacatataagcaaaagtaaaactGATCAGTACAGATTTGGTAATGAAATTTTGATCAGTAAAGGAGTTACAGTAGCATGTCCATTTACAATGTTAAAGAGATACATGTGTTTGGCAAGCATTGATACTTCTACGGAAGGTTTTTTGTTTAAACCAGTGTTTAAATCAAAATGTGTCAGTAAATTGATATATAAAGACAAAAAGATTAGTTATACTCGAGCCAGAGAATGTATTGTTAAGCTTTTTAAAGAAGTGGCTCCAGATCTTAATATTGGCCTTCATTCGTTAAGGTCCGGTGGTGTTTCCACTGCAGCAAATAATAATGTTAACGACAGATGTTTAAAGAGGCATGGAAGGTGGAAGACTGATTTTGCAAAAGATATGTATGTTTCAGATTCAGTTGAAAACAGATTAAAAATTTCACAGTGTTTGAGTATTTAG